From one Eptesicus fuscus isolate TK198812 chromosome 3, DD_ASM_mEF_20220401, whole genome shotgun sequence genomic stretch:
- the ZNF654 gene encoding zinc finger protein 654 isoform X3, with protein MALIKSCINHPEISKDLYFHQALFTCLFMSPVEEQLFREHLLKTDCKSGIDIICNTEKEGKTMLALQLCESFLISQLQNGDMYCIWELIFIWSKLQLKSNPSKQVFVDQCYQLLRTATNVRVIFPFMKIIKDEVEEEGLQICVEICGCALQLDLHDDPKTKCLIYKTIAHFLPNDLEILRICALSIFFLERSLEAYHTVEELYKCPDEEYNEGTSSVQNRVRFELLPILKKGLFFDPEFWNFVMIKKNCVALLSDKSAIKFLNENTLENSIGNLKKTVGQKGLDEGVDSFIDQSTGELDPDDISGVQPKGHVNTKKNLTAFNTSKVDHSVPRHRCMLCNKEFLGGHIVRHAQAHQKKGSFSCVICGRKFRNRGLMQKHLKNHVKKIQRHQIAVAQQEDQETPALEEINFSNSSISFENGDFYNKDLEIPTINTSNDGNEEVIPQHVAEFTEIPISVSEDVIENIENGSPDTYINNVLEPLPVCEDDYEEEEEEEGDYEEDDYDLNQETPALHKINGSLCHPKDIYDIDQKGNFKCPALGCVRIFKRIGFLNKHARTAHPTDLNVRQTVMKWSKGKCKFCQRQFEDSQHFIDHLNRHSYPNVYFCLHFNCNESFKLPFQLAQHTKSHRIFQAQCSFPECHELFEDLPLLYEHEAQHYLSKTPESSAQPREATAWDVLTDSNNSYQEKDSFSNEKQAISLPVFTSKSRKDSTEPKTCIESMEKKTDNLVQNGNEHSDDTVSDISLTDQKMPDLEPNSENNCSIIDLVNGHSGIEQTPLVSSGSTLKIDTNRIRTENGSILPNVVPQEHSTLPVSQAPSKPNLTSEHTSYGLILSKPYVRPLPPSYLDERYLSMPKRRKFLTDRIDACSDQDNICKKSMKRLRCGKCLTTYCNAEALEAHRAQKKCQALFGFDSDDEKDAKLPTILIWDPEEKEAFFFLSLFFLYYSFCFEDVLTWTKFQSYVFK; from the exons ATGGCTCTTATTAAATCTTGTATAAATCACCCAGAAATCAGCAAAGACTTATATTTTCATCAAGCACTCTTCACATGTCTATTTATGTCGCCTGTAGAAGAACAGCTATTCCGGGAG catttattgaaaactGATTGTAAGAGTGGAATTGATATCATCTGTAAtactgaaaaagaaggaaagactaTGTTAGCCTTGCAACTCTGCGAATCTTTTCTTATTTCACAGCTCCAAAATGGAGATATGTATTGTATTTG GGAGTTGATTTTCATATGGAGTAAACTTCAGCTTAAGTCTAATCCTTCAAAACAAGTTTTTGTAGATCAATGCTACCAGCTTTTAAGAACAGCAACTAATGTGAGAGTCATATTTCCTTTCATGAAAATCATTAAAGATGAG gTTGAAGAAGAAGGCTTACAAATTTGTGTTGAAATATGTGGTTGTGCTCTACAACTAGACCTTCATGATGATCCCAAAACTAAGTGTCTAATTTATAAAACAATCGCACATTTCTTGCCAAATGATTTGGAAATCCTCAGGATTTGTGCACtctcaatattttttcttgagcGCTCCTTGGAAGCTTATCACACTGTTGAAGAGCTTTACAAATGTCCAGATGAAGAATATAATGAAGGCACCAGTAGTGTTCAAAATCGTGTTCGTTTTGAATTACTTCCTATTTTGAAAAAGGGATTGTTTTTTGATCCTGAATTCTGGAACTTCGTAATGATTAAGAAAAACTGTGTAGCATTACTGAGTGATAAATCAGCAATcaaatttctaaatgaaaatacaCTGGAAAATTCTATAGGTAATCTAAAAAAGACAGTGGGACAGAAAGGTTTAGATGAAGGTGTTGATTCTTTTATAGATCAGAGCACTGGAGAGCTTGATCCTGATGATATATCTGGAGTACAACCTAAAGGCCATGTTAACACAAAGAAAAACCTTACTGCTTTTAACACTTCTAAAGTAGACCACAGTGTCCCAAGGCATCGGTGTATGTTATGTAACAAGGAATTTCTAGGCGGTCACATTGTGAGGCATGCCCAGGCTCATCAGAAAAAGGGCAGTTTTTCCTGTGTAATATGTGGTAGGAAATTTAGAAACAGAGGACTTATGCAGAAGCATTTAAAGAATcatgttaaaaaaatacaaagacatCAAATTGCTGTAGCTCAACAGGAGGATCAGGAAACTCCTGCTTTGGAAGAAATAAACTTTTCCAATTCTTCAATTTCATTTGAAAACGGggatttttataataaagatttGGAAATACCAACTATTAATACTTCCAATGATGGAAACGAAGAAGTCATCCCTCAGCATGTGGCTGAATTCACTGAAATTCCCATAAGTGTATCAGAAGATGTCATTGAAAACATTGAAAATGGCAGTCCTGACACTTATATAAATAACGTATTGGAACCTTTACCTGTATGTGAGGATGActatgaggaggaagaggaggaagaaggtgaTTATGAAGAAGATGATTATGACCTGAATCAAGAAACTCCAGCACTTCATAAAATTAATGGAAGTTTATGCCATCCAAAAGACATATATGATATAGATCAAAAAGGAAACTTTAAGTGCCCTGCTCTTGGTTGTGtcaggatatttaaaagaattggaTTTCTCAATAAACATGCAAGGACTGCACATCCAACTGACTTAAATGTGCGGCAAACGGTAATGAAGTGGAgcaaaggaaaatgcaaattttgtCAAAGGCAGTTTGAAGATTCTCAGCATTTTATAGATCACCTTAATAGACACAGCTATCCAAATGtgtatttttgtttgcattttaattgCAATGAGTCATTTAAGCTGCCATTCCAGCTTGCTCAGCACACAAAAAGTCACAGGATATTTCAGGCCCAGTGTAGTTTTCCAGAATGCCATGAGCTTTTTGAAGATCTTCCTCTGCTATATGAACATGAAGCTCAGCACTATTTAAGTAAAACACCGGAATCATCTGCACAACCAAGAGAAGCAACTGCTTGGGATGTTCTTACAGACTCAAATAATAGTTATCAGGAAAAAGACTCATTTAGTAATGAGAAACAAGCTATTAGCCTTCCAGTTTTTACTAGCAAATCAAGGAAAGATTCTACAGAACCAAAGACATGTATAGAAAGTATGGAAAAGAAGACAGACAATTTAGTTCAGAATGGAAATGAACATTCTGATGACACTGTTTCTGATATAAGCTTGACAGACCAAAAGATGCCTGACCTAGAGCCAAATTCTGAAAATAATTGTAGTATTATTGATTTAGTCAATGGACACAGTGGAATAGAACAGACGCCTTTAGTTTCATCAGGTTCTACTTTGAAAATTGATACAAATAGAATCAGAACAGAAAATGGTTCCATTTTACCCAATGTTGTACCACAAGAACACAGTACCCTGCCCGTATCTCAGGCACCATCCAAACCAAATCTGACAAGTGAACATACTTCATATGGCTTAATTTTATCAAAGCCATATGTCAGACCATTGCCTCCCAGTTACCTTGATGAACGGTACCTTAGTATGCCAAAACGCAGAAAATTTCTGACTGATAGGATAGATGCCTGTTCTGATCAAGATAacatttgtaaaaaatcaatgaaaagattaAGATGTGGCAAATGCCTGACCACCTACTGTAATGCAGAAGCACTTGAGGCTCACCGTGCACAAAAGAAATGTCAGGCACTCTTTGGATTTGATTCAGATGATGAAA AGGATGCAAAACTTCCAACAATTCTAATTTGGGATCCAGAAGAAAAGGAAGCTTTCTTCTTCCtcagtttattctttctttattacTCCTTCTGTTTTGAGGATGTGTTAACATGGACCAAGTTTCAAtcctatgtttttaaataa